One genomic window of Phragmitibacter flavus includes the following:
- the fabF gene encoding beta-ketoacyl-ACP synthase II, with protein MSDRRVVITGLGIVSPLGNNKEDFWKNLIAGKSGIRTIQSIDTTEYTTKFAGEVVDYDPKVYFNDFKDGRRADRFTQLAMGGAKQAIIDSGLDTADVNKERIGVMVGSGIGGLTVLENNHTQLITKHPSRVSPFTIPMMIANIASGMISMEYGFLGPNMCIVTACATSNHSIGEAWRIIKFGDADAIVAGGSEASIAPMGMAGFGNMRALSTRNDSPEKASRPFDKDRDGFVMGEGSGCCVIEEYEHAKARGAHIYCELVGYGLSADAYHLSAPLPDGSGAARCMRMALKHAKLNPEDVQYVNAHATSTPLGDIGETLAIKATFGAHAKDGLVVSATKSMTGHLLGAAGGIELAACVLALRDQIVPPTINIENQDPECDLDVVPNVAREVKLDAALSNSFGFGGHNAALLVKKI; from the coding sequence ATGAGCGACCGACGCGTAGTCATCACCGGCCTTGGCATTGTTTCCCCTCTCGGCAACAACAAAGAAGATTTCTGGAAAAACCTCATCGCTGGCAAAAGCGGCATCCGCACCATCCAGTCCATCGATACGACCGAATACACCACCAAGTTCGCCGGTGAAGTGGTCGATTACGATCCCAAAGTTTATTTCAACGACTTCAAAGACGGTCGCCGCGCCGACCGTTTCACCCAGCTCGCCATGGGCGGAGCCAAACAGGCCATCATCGACAGCGGACTCGACACCGCCGACGTCAACAAAGAGCGCATCGGCGTCATGGTCGGCTCTGGCATCGGCGGCCTCACCGTGCTGGAAAACAACCACACCCAGCTCATCACCAAACACCCCTCCCGCGTCTCTCCGTTCACCATTCCGATGATGATCGCGAACATCGCCAGCGGCATGATCTCCATGGAATACGGTTTCCTCGGACCCAACATGTGCATCGTCACCGCCTGCGCCACCTCCAACCACTCCATCGGCGAGGCCTGGCGCATCATCAAATTCGGCGACGCCGACGCCATCGTCGCTGGTGGATCCGAAGCCTCCATCGCCCCCATGGGCATGGCCGGATTCGGCAACATGCGCGCCCTTTCCACCCGCAACGACTCTCCTGAAAAAGCCTCCCGTCCCTTCGACAAAGACCGCGACGGTTTCGTCATGGGCGAAGGCTCCGGCTGCTGCGTGATCGAAGAATACGAACACGCCAAAGCTCGCGGTGCCCACATCTACTGCGAACTCGTCGGCTACGGACTCAGCGCCGACGCCTATCACCTCAGCGCCCCCCTCCCCGACGGTTCCGGTGCCGCCCGCTGCATGCGCATGGCCCTTAAACATGCCAAACTCAATCCCGAAGACGTCCAATACGTCAACGCCCACGCCACCAGCACCCCACTTGGCGACATCGGCGAAACCCTCGCCATCAAAGCCACCTTCGGCGCCCACGCCAAAGACGGACTCGTCGTCAGCGCCACCAAATCCATGACCGGCCACCTTCTCGGAGCCGCCGGTGGCATCGAACTCGCCGCCTGTGTCCTCGCCCTGCGCGATCAGATCGTCCCCCCAACGATCAACATCGAAAATCAGGACCCCGAGTGCGATCTCGACGTCGTTCCCAACGTCGCCCGGGAAGTCAAACTTGACGCCGCCCTCAGCAACTCCTTCGGTTTCGGCGGCCACAACGCGGCCCTCCTCGTGAAGAAAATCTAG
- the glp gene encoding molybdopterin molybdotransferase MoeA, with product MLEIETALARILDSVSPLDPIRVPLTSALHHFAARALHATVALPGFDNSAMDGYAVFAADTTTTSPLPIIAEQPAGTSKNLTLNSGTAIRIFTGAPMPEGADAVIMQEDVDLSPDKTHIQCREPVVSGENLRRTGTDICLGQQLLKPGDALTPTRLALLASQGLNEISVIRPPRVAIITTGDELIPAGQPLLPGQLYNSNGILLQSLVAQLGISAISTHHLPDDLDQTISALRELTGTHDFLILSGGVSVGDHDHIKPALQSLGILPNLWRVKIKPGKPLLHARTETNPCQIFGLPGNPVSSYVTYQIFVRPALLKSMGSFQFELPTVPATLNQAVDNPGDRPHYLRGTLQQNTFIPTGVQQSHALFGLSQANAMLRLEANQSLAAGTNVILLVP from the coding sequence ATGCTTGAAATCGAAACCGCGCTCGCCCGCATCCTCGACAGCGTCTCACCCCTCGATCCGATCCGCGTCCCGCTGACCTCCGCTCTTCATCACTTCGCCGCACGCGCCCTTCACGCCACCGTCGCCCTCCCCGGCTTCGACAATTCCGCCATGGACGGCTATGCCGTGTTCGCCGCCGATACCACCACCACGAGTCCCCTCCCCATCATCGCCGAGCAACCCGCTGGCACCTCAAAAAATCTCACCCTCAACTCCGGGACCGCCATCCGCATTTTCACCGGTGCCCCTATGCCCGAGGGAGCCGATGCCGTCATCATGCAGGAAGACGTCGACCTCTCGCCCGATAAAACTCATATTCAATGCCGCGAACCCGTCGTCTCCGGAGAAAACCTCCGCCGCACCGGCACCGACATCTGCCTCGGCCAGCAGCTCCTCAAACCCGGTGACGCCCTCACCCCCACCCGCCTCGCCCTTCTCGCCTCACAAGGCCTCAACGAAATCTCCGTCATCCGGCCTCCACGCGTCGCCATCATCACCACCGGCGATGAACTGATCCCCGCCGGCCAACCCCTCCTTCCCGGCCAGCTCTACAACAGCAACGGCATCCTTCTCCAATCCCTCGTCGCCCAACTCGGCATCTCCGCAATCAGCACCCATCATCTCCCCGACGACCTCGACCAAACCATCTCTGCCCTGCGCGAACTCACCGGCACCCACGATTTCCTCATTCTCAGCGGCGGAGTCTCCGTGGGCGATCACGACCACATCAAACCCGCCCTCCAATCCCTCGGCATCCTCCCCAATCTCTGGCGCGTCAAAATCAAACCCGGCAAACCCCTTCTCCACGCCCGCACCGAGACCAACCCCTGCCAGATCTTCGGACTCCCCGGCAACCCCGTCTCCTCTTACGTCACCTATCAAATCTTCGTCCGTCCCGCCCTCTTGAAATCGATGGGATCGTTTCAATTTGAGCTACCCACCGTTCCCGCCACCCTCAATCAAGCCGTCGACAACCCCGGCGATCGTCCTCATTATCTCCGCGGCACCCTTCAGCAAAACACCTTCATACCCACCGGCGTCCAACAATCCCACGCCCTCTTCGGCCTCAGCCAGGCCAATGCGATGCTTCGACTCGAAGCCAACCAGTCCCTCGCCGCTGGCACGAACGTAATCCTCTTGGTCCCCTGA
- a CDS encoding DEAD/DEAH box helicase, producing the protein MFSGLTQTLKLPDPWQHSAVSHLRAGSDVIVSAPTGAGKTFIFELIAKAGHHKRQLVYTVPTRALANDKQAEWTEAGWNVGLATGDLALNVHAPVLVATLETQIERLISGDGPALLVIDEYQMIADSSRGSHYEGAIILTPPNTQLLLLSGSVENPNDLAEWMRRLGRQVEVISTHNRPVPLEDFPLDYHQPRFKNIENRWAKLATAALLADLAPLLIFAPRRKDAESIAAKIATHLPPGEPLSLTHEQRILAGKDIASMLEKRVAFHHSGISYPLRAGLIEPLAKAGQLRVIVSTMGLAAGINFSVRSVHVSGTTFHDGVSEQQLSADELLQMFGRAGRRGLDERGYVLTTRDSPTLNDSRPVRLRRGNKLSWPLFLRIMYRAAQDGRDPFIAATEFTTKLFAKTPPDLGLTPQQTATPQTTTALFGLKATQRELLNSQGHWEPITKPVTQTVPLSQTHLANDTFQGPTLSSTRYLSTLFPTLGRITKLPGDQKIYGREIALGRPSVPDPTGEIGLQTIALSLRKLLQIPRHIESLTPEKLHLVALPKLDAQLPNATFFGMTTRGDTLWATYDFSNLPVEATQDSHGHWLVTPQFRTLERQVDTEIHQPSTSHHKPSSGSAIYAWRTLGLIESDGTPTQRGIIFSFFQQGEGLAIAAALEDESYPIDELLPHLANLRGNTHIDLPIANPSERLSAICRATYGFVNHTGYLEAGLPLAYGEATAELLGLSSSLILSPSSFQNGDLARAYTEWLSLLRHLSHSPDHPWTRWTQLKSQSAALLQSHLANSSHTLHPKLPPLTPKQKHERPLHYLLRKHA; encoded by the coding sequence ATGTTTTCCGGTCTCACCCAAACCCTGAAACTCCCCGACCCCTGGCAGCACAGCGCCGTCAGTCACCTGCGCGCGGGCAGCGACGTCATCGTCAGCGCCCCTACCGGTGCCGGCAAGACCTTCATCTTCGAACTCATCGCCAAAGCCGGTCATCACAAACGCCAACTCGTCTACACCGTCCCCACCCGCGCCTTGGCCAACGACAAACAAGCCGAATGGACCGAAGCCGGCTGGAATGTTGGCCTCGCCACCGGCGATCTTGCGCTCAACGTCCACGCACCTGTCCTCGTCGCCACCCTCGAAACCCAGATCGAACGCCTCATCAGCGGCGATGGTCCCGCGCTTCTCGTCATCGACGAATACCAGATGATCGCCGACTCCTCACGCGGCAGTCACTATGAAGGCGCCATCATCCTCACGCCGCCCAACACCCAACTCCTCCTCCTCAGCGGCAGCGTCGAAAACCCCAACGATCTCGCTGAATGGATGCGCCGTCTTGGACGTCAAGTCGAAGTCATCAGCACCCATAACCGTCCCGTTCCCCTCGAAGACTTCCCTCTCGATTACCACCAGCCCCGCTTCAAAAACATTGAAAATCGCTGGGCCAAACTCGCCACCGCCGCCCTCCTTGCCGACCTAGCCCCGCTGCTCATTTTCGCTCCCCGACGCAAAGACGCCGAGTCCATCGCCGCCAAAATCGCCACGCATCTTCCTCCCGGCGAACCCCTATCGCTCACCCACGAACAACGCATCCTCGCGGGCAAAGACATCGCGTCGATGCTCGAAAAACGTGTCGCCTTCCATCACAGCGGCATCAGCTATCCGCTGCGCGCCGGACTCATCGAACCCCTCGCCAAAGCCGGACAACTGCGCGTCATCGTCTCCACGATGGGCCTTGCCGCCGGGATCAATTTCTCCGTGCGCAGCGTCCACGTCTCCGGCACCACCTTCCACGACGGCGTCTCGGAGCAACAACTCAGCGCCGACGAACTCCTGCAAATGTTCGGTCGCGCTGGCCGACGCGGACTCGACGAACGTGGTTACGTCCTCACCACCCGCGACAGCCCCACGCTCAACGACTCCCGTCCCGTCCGACTCCGTCGCGGCAACAAACTTAGCTGGCCTCTTTTCCTCCGCATCATGTATCGCGCCGCCCAGGACGGACGCGACCCCTTCATCGCCGCCACCGAATTCACCACCAAACTGTTCGCCAAAACCCCGCCCGACCTCGGCCTCACACCTCAACAAACCGCCACCCCCCAAACTACCACCGCCCTCTTTGGCCTCAAAGCCACCCAGCGCGAACTCCTCAACAGCCAGGGCCATTGGGAACCCATCACCAAACCCGTCACCCAGACCGTCCCTCTCAGCCAGACCCACCTTGCCAACGACACCTTTCAGGGCCCCACCCTTTCCAGCACCCGCTACCTCAGCACCCTTTTCCCCACGCTCGGCCGCATCACCAAACTCCCGGGCGATCAAAAAATCTACGGGCGCGAGATCGCCCTAGGCAGACCCAGCGTCCCCGATCCCACCGGCGAAATCGGCCTGCAAACCATCGCTTTATCCCTCCGCAAACTCCTGCAAATCCCCCGTCACATCGAATCCCTCACCCCGGAAAAACTCCATCTCGTCGCCCTTCCCAAACTCGACGCCCAACTTCCAAACGCCACCTTCTTCGGCATGACCACCCGTGGTGACACCTTGTGGGCCACCTACGACTTTTCCAACCTCCCCGTCGAAGCCACCCAGGACAGCCACGGCCACTGGCTCGTTACTCCGCAATTTCGCACCCTGGAACGTCAGGTCGACACCGAGATCCATCAACCATCAACCTCCCACCATAAACCCTCCAGCGGCAGCGCCATTTACGCCTGGCGCACGCTCGGTCTGATCGAAAGCGACGGCACTCCGACTCAACGCGGCATCATCTTCAGCTTCTTCCAACAAGGCGAAGGCCTCGCCATTGCCGCCGCCCTCGAAGACGAATCCTATCCCATCGACGAACTCCTTCCCCATCTGGCAAACCTGCGCGGCAACACCCACATCGACCTCCCCATCGCCAACCCCAGCGAAAGACTCTCCGCCATCTGCCGCGCCACCTACGGATTCGTCAACCACACCGGCTACCTCGAAGCCGGCCTTCCCCTCGCCTACGGCGAAGCCACCGCCGAACTCCTCGGTTTGTCTTCATCCCTCATCCTTTCGCCTTCATCCTTTCAGAACGGCGACCTCGCCCGCGCCTACACCGAATGGCTCAGCCTTCTGCGGCATCTCAGCCATTCGCCGGACCACCCTTGGACGCGATGGACCCAGCTAAAATCCCAATCCGCTGCTCTTCTCCAAAGCCACCTTGCAAACTCTTCCCACACCCTCCACCCCAAACTTCCCCCTCTCACCCCCAAACAAAAACACGAGCGACCCCTGCATTACCTGCTGCGCAAACACGCTTAA
- a CDS encoding YbaB/EbfC family nucleoid-associated protein: MNIQKMLKQMQQMQSKMAETQADLAAQTVQASSGGGRVTVTANGSQEITAIKISKEVVDPEDVEVLEDLVLNAVQQALAKSKELAAGEMGKLTGGLGLPPGLGL, from the coding sequence ATGAATATACAAAAAATGCTCAAGCAAATGCAGCAGATGCAGTCGAAGATGGCAGAGACCCAGGCTGATCTCGCTGCTCAGACCGTGCAAGCTTCGTCCGGTGGTGGACGGGTGACGGTGACGGCCAATGGTTCGCAGGAAATCACAGCGATCAAGATCAGCAAGGAGGTGGTTGATCCCGAAGATGTGGAGGTGTTGGAGGACTTGGTGTTGAACGCAGTTCAGCAGGCGCTGGCGAAGAGCAAAGAACTCGCGGCAGGGGAAATGGGCAAGCTGACCGGTGGACTTGGATTGCCGCCAGGGTTGGGACTGTAA
- the argS gene encoding arginine--tRNA ligase codes for MSTCRQLLTQRLLLAFEKARITPPEGIPITVAQASDTRFGDYQSNAAMVAAKALKTNPRQLAATLVENLDVSDLCDTPEIAGPGFLNFRLSKPALAKTIGLLLEDDRNGVSEVDQARRIVIDFSAPNVAKPMHVGHIRSTFIGDSLARIARFVGHQVITDNHVGDWGTQFGMILHGFKTLLDHDALAKDPIHELVRVYRAVNALTKADESILETCKLELVKLQKGDAENLEIWKRCVKLTLDQLNEVYDRLGIHFDHYLGESFYNEALAPLVDDLLEKGIARISDGAACIFSDETQSPNHDPFKTQRDGEWTDAPCIVRKSDGGFLYATTDLATIDFRVREWKADEIWYVVGAPQQLHFRQLFAASTRRGQATRMEHIAFGSILGPDGKMFKTRSGESVGLIEVIDEAVERARVIVDERDLEESAKDQIAEIIGIAAVKYAELSQHRMTDYKFSWEKMLSFQGNTAPYLINAYVRIRGIFRKLGDAAPTLDAECEITEEAERALAVKLRQFGEVVHDVLEQDFRPSLLAQYLYELADTFHGFYESCPVLRSEGTVRNTRLVLCEVTSKILKQGLDLLGIKTTERM; via the coding sequence ATGTCTACCTGTCGCCAGCTTCTCACCCAACGCCTCCTGCTCGCTTTCGAAAAAGCACGCATCACCCCTCCTGAAGGCATTCCCATCACCGTTGCCCAGGCCTCCGATACCCGCTTCGGAGACTACCAGAGCAACGCGGCCATGGTGGCAGCGAAAGCCTTGAAAACCAATCCCCGTCAACTTGCCGCGACTTTGGTCGAAAACCTCGACGTCAGCGACCTTTGCGACACGCCAGAGATTGCCGGACCCGGCTTCCTCAACTTCCGACTCAGCAAACCTGCGCTCGCAAAAACCATCGGATTGCTTCTCGAAGATGACCGCAACGGCGTTTCCGAGGTGGACCAGGCTCGTCGCATTGTCATCGATTTCAGCGCCCCCAACGTCGCCAAACCCATGCATGTCGGCCATATCCGCAGCACATTCATTGGCGACAGCCTCGCGCGCATCGCCCGTTTCGTCGGCCACCAGGTCATCACCGACAACCACGTCGGTGACTGGGGCACCCAATTCGGTATGATCCTGCACGGTTTCAAAACGCTGCTCGATCACGACGCCCTCGCCAAAGATCCGATTCATGAACTCGTGCGCGTTTACCGTGCCGTCAACGCTCTGACCAAGGCCGATGAATCAATCCTGGAAACCTGCAAACTCGAGCTCGTTAAACTCCAGAAAGGCGACGCCGAAAACCTCGAAATCTGGAAACGCTGCGTCAAGCTCACGCTGGATCAGTTGAACGAAGTTTATGATCGACTCGGCATCCATTTCGACCATTACCTCGGCGAAAGCTTTTACAACGAAGCCCTCGCTCCGCTGGTCGACGATCTTCTAGAGAAAGGCATCGCCCGCATCAGCGACGGCGCCGCTTGCATTTTCTCCGACGAAACCCAATCTCCCAACCACGATCCCTTCAAAACCCAACGCGATGGCGAGTGGACCGATGCTCCATGCATCGTGCGTAAATCCGACGGCGGATTTCTCTACGCCACCACCGATCTCGCCACCATCGACTTCAGGGTTCGCGAATGGAAGGCTGATGAGATCTGGTATGTAGTTGGCGCTCCCCAACAACTTCATTTCCGTCAACTCTTCGCCGCGTCCACGCGTCGCGGTCAAGCCACGCGCATGGAACACATCGCCTTTGGCAGCATCCTCGGACCTGATGGAAAAATGTTCAAAACCCGCTCCGGCGAATCGGTCGGCCTGATCGAAGTCATCGACGAAGCCGTCGAACGCGCACGTGTAATCGTTGACGAACGCGACCTGGAAGAATCCGCCAAGGACCAGATCGCCGAGATCATCGGCATCGCCGCCGTCAAGTATGCCGAGCTCAGCCAGCATCGCATGACCGACTACAAATTCTCCTGGGAGAAAATGCTGTCGTTTCAAGGCAACACCGCCCCCTATCTTATCAACGCTTATGTCCGCATTCGCGGCATCTTCCGCAAACTCGGCGACGCTGCTCCGACGCTCGATGCCGAATGCGAAATCACCGAAGAAGCCGAACGCGCTCTCGCCGTCAAACTTCGTCAGTTCGGCGAAGTTGTGCATGATGTTCTTGAACAGGACTTCCGTCCCAGCCTGCTCGCCCAATACCTCTACGAACTCGCCGACACCTTCCACGGATTCTACGAATCCTGTCCCGTCCTGCGCTCCGAAGGCACCGTGCGCAACACCCGCCTCGTCCTCTGCGAAGTCACCTCGAAAATCCTTAAACAGGGTCTCGATCTCCTCGGCATCAAGACCACCGAGCGCATGTGA
- a CDS encoding VOC family protein, with amino-acid sequence MLSKITPCLWFDDQGEAAANFYVSIFKDSKITDVSYYPESGHEIHRGREGKVLMVVFELEGQSFTALNGGPHFKFTEAISFQIECENQEEVDYYWEKLGEGGPVEAQQCGWVKDKFGLSWQVVPKRMIEMLNDPDKAKFQRAFEAMMQMKKLDIGELEKAFNGK; translated from the coding sequence CCTGCCTTTGGTTTGACGATCAAGGCGAAGCTGCTGCCAATTTTTATGTCTCCATCTTCAAAGATTCGAAGATCACCGACGTTTCCTACTACCCGGAGTCCGGACATGAGATTCATCGTGGACGGGAGGGAAAGGTGCTGATGGTGGTGTTTGAGCTTGAAGGACAAAGTTTCACGGCACTCAATGGGGGTCCACATTTCAAGTTCACCGAGGCCATCTCCTTTCAGATCGAATGCGAAAACCAGGAAGAGGTAGACTATTATTGGGAAAAACTTGGCGAAGGCGGACCGGTGGAGGCGCAGCAATGTGGCTGGGTGAAGGACAAGTTTGGCCTTTCCTGGCAGGTGGTGCCAAAGAGGATGATTGAGATGCTGAATGATCCTGACAAGGCCAAGTTTCAACGTGCTTTTGAGGCCATGATGCAGATGAAAAAGCTCGATATCGGCGAATTGGAGAAGGCGTTCAATGGGAAGTAA
- a CDS encoding 3-keto-disaccharide hydrolase has product MHASLKWLLAGFLACGAGMVSSSALAGEAVAIFDGKTLTGWKQNNGTATFAVVDGTIVGTTAEGSPNSFLCTEKLYGDFQLEFDVKVDNQLNSGVMIRSQTKDGTSEGRVNGPQVEIEASGEKGAESGYIYGEAIGGWMTKPEKLIPHKKFKDGEWNHYKIVAKGPRIQVWINGEEVEDLTDEKVFASHPKGFIGLQVHGIKKGTGPYSVAWKNITLKELE; this is encoded by the coding sequence ATGCATGCTTCTTTGAAATGGTTGTTGGCGGGCTTTTTGGCTTGTGGTGCTGGGATGGTGTCGAGTTCGGCTTTGGCTGGCGAGGCCGTTGCGATTTTTGATGGCAAGACGTTGACCGGTTGGAAACAGAACAATGGGACGGCGACTTTCGCGGTGGTGGATGGCACGATTGTGGGGACAACGGCAGAGGGGAGCCCGAACTCATTTTTGTGCACGGAGAAACTGTATGGTGATTTTCAGTTGGAGTTCGATGTGAAGGTGGACAATCAATTGAACTCGGGAGTGATGATTCGCTCGCAAACGAAGGATGGCACGTCGGAAGGTCGTGTGAATGGTCCACAGGTGGAGATCGAAGCGAGTGGAGAGAAGGGCGCGGAGTCAGGTTATATTTATGGTGAGGCGATTGGAGGCTGGATGACCAAACCGGAGAAGCTGATTCCTCACAAGAAGTTCAAGGACGGTGAGTGGAATCATTACAAGATCGTTGCAAAGGGGCCGCGGATTCAGGTGTGGATCAATGGTGAAGAGGTGGAAGATCTGACAGATGAGAAGGTGTTTGCCTCGCATCCGAAGGGTTTCATCGGCTTGCAGGTGCATGGCATCAAGAAGGGCACGGGGCCTTACTCGGTGGCATGGAAGAACATCACACTGAAGGAACTGGAATAA
- the dnaX gene encoding DNA polymerase III subunit gamma/tau: protein MSYQVFARKYRPRTFDDVLGQEHVVRTLRNAIAQKRLAHAYLFVGPRGTGKTSTARIFAKALNCPGGPMVDFDPDNELCVEIEKGICLDVREIDGASNNGVEQVRELREEVKFAPTRCRFKIYYIDEVHMLSTAAFNALLKTLEEPPEHVKFIFATTEAHKVLPTIISRCQRFDLRRIPAGVIANHLLHIATLENVALDQKAAYAIAKGAEGGMRDAQSMLDQLVAFCGERIEEQDVLDIFGFTRGETVAHLAQEILQQDTVGALKHLHTQADGGKDLSRLLADLIQHFRNLLVHQVDAGAAEEDLSPEMTALVRGQSAMVEAESVLRVMDGLAEVDARMRWASNKLLHLEIGIIQAVQTLGEVTLTEVIQAIGGGGSGGAPRTITRRAIAPVAAVPVPVVATVPTPVAPIPVPASEAVKVQPEPQTEPAPQPKLQPLVAPPEPPAKLPEPGADLSFDLDIEPAAIPAKAEPLSLEALWTLFLERVTVERPLFANWVEFGAFLRQEGKVLVLGLPTTEDSARDNLMRPMARKFLEEMLADLTGKPVNLDIVLDATLAPPPVSEMSLGLLEMDSPSPQKAGGKEPEAAPKEETPKIGTDPDFYKDPLVKAAIEKFKATLVK from the coding sequence GTGAGCTATCAGGTCTTCGCCCGTAAATATCGTCCCCGCACTTTTGATGATGTGCTTGGTCAGGAGCATGTTGTGCGCACGTTGCGCAATGCCATTGCCCAGAAAAGGCTGGCCCATGCCTACCTGTTTGTGGGTCCGCGTGGCACCGGGAAAACCAGCACGGCGAGGATCTTTGCCAAGGCATTGAATTGTCCGGGTGGTCCGATGGTGGATTTCGATCCGGACAATGAGCTTTGTGTGGAAATTGAAAAGGGCATCTGCCTAGATGTGCGGGAGATTGACGGCGCGAGCAACAACGGGGTGGAGCAGGTGCGTGAACTGCGTGAGGAAGTGAAGTTTGCGCCGACTCGGTGCCGGTTTAAGATTTATTACATTGATGAGGTTCACATGCTGAGCACGGCGGCGTTCAACGCGCTGTTGAAGACGTTGGAGGAACCGCCGGAACATGTGAAGTTCATCTTCGCGACGACGGAGGCGCACAAAGTGCTGCCGACGATCATCAGTCGTTGTCAGCGTTTCGATTTGCGGCGCATTCCGGCGGGGGTGATTGCGAATCATCTTCTGCACATTGCGACCTTGGAGAACGTGGCGCTGGATCAAAAGGCGGCTTATGCGATTGCCAAGGGAGCGGAGGGCGGCATGCGTGATGCGCAGTCGATGCTGGATCAGTTGGTGGCGTTCTGCGGGGAGAGGATTGAGGAGCAGGACGTGCTGGACATTTTCGGGTTCACGCGAGGGGAAACCGTGGCGCATCTGGCGCAGGAGATTTTGCAGCAGGACACGGTGGGGGCCTTGAAACATTTGCACACTCAGGCGGATGGCGGGAAGGATCTTTCGAGGTTGCTGGCAGATTTGATCCAACATTTCCGCAATTTGCTGGTGCATCAGGTGGATGCGGGAGCGGCGGAGGAGGATCTTTCGCCGGAGATGACGGCGTTGGTGCGTGGTCAGTCGGCCATGGTCGAAGCCGAATCGGTGTTGCGGGTGATGGATGGTCTTGCCGAAGTGGATGCGAGGATGCGTTGGGCGAGCAACAAGCTGCTGCATCTGGAGATTGGCATCATCCAGGCCGTGCAGACCTTGGGCGAAGTGACATTGACCGAAGTCATTCAGGCGATTGGTGGCGGTGGTAGCGGGGGGGCTCCGAGGACGATCACGCGGCGGGCAATCGCACCGGTGGCGGCGGTGCCTGTGCCGGTGGTGGCTACGGTTCCAACTCCGGTTGCTCCGATTCCGGTGCCCGCATCTGAGGCGGTTAAAGTTCAGCCCGAGCCCCAGACCGAGCCTGCGCCGCAACCAAAACTTCAGCCTTTGGTGGCTCCACCTGAACCGCCAGCGAAGCTTCCTGAACCGGGTGCAGATCTGTCTTTTGATTTGGATATCGAGCCTGCTGCCATCCCTGCCAAGGCGGAACCGTTGAGCCTCGAAGCCCTCTGGACGCTGTTTCTTGAGCGAGTGACGGTGGAACGTCCGTTGTTTGCCAATTGGGTGGAGTTTGGCGCATTTCTTCGGCAGGAAGGCAAGGTGCTGGTATTGGGATTGCCGACGACCGAGGACTCAGCACGGGACAACTTGATGCGACCAATGGCCCGCAAGTTTTTGGAAGAGATGCTGGCCGATTTGACGGGCAAACCGGTGAATTTAGACATCGTGCTCGATGCGACCCTGGCGCCGCCTCCGGTGAGTGAGATGTCATTGGGGTTGTTGGAGATGGATTCTCCCTCTCCGCAGAAGGCCGGTGGAAAAGAGCCGGAAGCTGCGCCCAAAGAAGAAACGCCCAAAATCGGAACGGACCCCGATTTTTACAAAGACCCGCTGGTGAAAGCCGCGATTGAAAAGTTCAAGGCGACCTTGGTGAAATGA
- a CDS encoding PTS sugar transporter subunit IIA: MAQPITAPQFDINLANTLSADRVIADMVALERPGVIAELLERLDALNAIPREARPTLLNALIEKENIHTTGIGSGVAIPHCYSNAVSETVFIFGRSLQGIDFNAPDGEPVHYILLYIVPQDRHLLHLQTLRAVAKNFLSSKLRRQLLEAPDATAILEVFRKHADK, translated from the coding sequence TTGGCCCAGCCGATCACCGCTCCTCAATTCGACATCAATCTTGCCAACACCCTGTCGGCAGATCGAGTGATCGCGGACATGGTTGCGCTGGAACGCCCGGGAGTCATTGCCGAGCTTCTCGAACGCCTCGACGCCCTTAACGCGATTCCACGCGAAGCCCGCCCCACGCTACTGAACGCTCTCATTGAGAAGGAAAACATCCACACCACTGGCATCGGTTCTGGAGTCGCCATCCCTCATTGCTATTCCAACGCGGTATCCGAAACCGTGTTCATCTTCGGACGTTCCCTTCAAGGCATCGATTTCAATGCGCCCGATGGAGAGCCGGTTCACTACATTCTCCTCTACATCGTGCCACAGGACCGTCACCTGCTGCATTTGCAAACCCTGCGGGCGGTCGCCAAGAACTTCCTCAGCAGCAAGTTGCGACGACAATTGCTCGAGGCACCTGATGCCACTGCCATCCTTGAAGTTTTCCGCAAACACGCGGACAAGTGA